One region of Gossypium raimondii isolate GPD5lz chromosome 6, ASM2569854v1, whole genome shotgun sequence genomic DNA includes:
- the LOC105773855 gene encoding E3 ubiquitin-protein ligase WAV3-like: MATGWRRAFCTATPREPETTVPSPKNCAKLSFFSSGSNPSTPRLQPSSTNENTPKASNPSSPRSPLKLSLFRNSFKFRSTCGICLNSVKTGQGTAIYTAECSHAFHFPCIAAHVRKYDSLVCPVCNTTWKDVPLLSIHKIPRSINQPKPKPDLRSYDDDEPLLSPTAGGGRFVPIPEADEHEEESGGDVEEFQGFFVNPNPSSIEVHPFNGRDSRNVQVRLSPETAVVSVGRGYETYAVALKIKAPSRKTASFLDLSRRGPIDLVTLLDVSGSMNGGKLQMLKRAMRLVISSLGSADRLSIVAFSGSSKRLLPLRRMTAQGQRAARHIIDRLVCGQGTSVCDAFKKATKVLEDRRERNPVAGIMLLSDGHDERGSNQRLRSSHVSSARFAHIEIPVHSFGLGQTGGFSHDPAEDAFAKCMSGIFSVVVQDLRIQLSFAPDSAPAEITAVYSCNGKPTVLTSGSVRLGDFYAEEERDLLVELKVPTSAVRSNHVMCVRCLYKDPVSQEVVYGRDQSLLVPQPNAVRSPAPEIEQFRFFFITTRAIAESRRLIECGNDLTSAHHLLASARALLMQSNSLTVAEYVRGLEAELTELQRMKQQMVEIQRRRVNEREREREAIMVVMDENGEPLTPSSAWRTAEKLAKVAMVKNKVSDLHGFENARF, translated from the exons atggcaaCTGGTTGGAGAAGAGCCTTTTGTACTGCAACCCCTAGAGaacctgaaaccactgttcctaGTCCTAAAAATTGTGCAAAGTTAAGCTTTTTTAGTAGTGGAAGTAACCCTTCTACTCCTCGTCTTCAACCATCTTCCACAAATGAAAACACCCCTAAAGCATCAAATCCTTCTTCTCCTCGTTCACCACTAAAGCTCTCACTTTTTCGTAATAGCTTCAAGTTCAGA AGTACTTGTGGGATATGTTTGAATAGTGTGAAGACAGGTCAAGGGACGGCGATTTACACGGCGGAATGTTCACATGCTTTTCATTTTCCTTGTATAGCTGCTCATGTTCGTAAATATGATTCACTTGTTTGTCCTGTTTGTAATACTACTTGGAAAGATGTTCCACTTCTTTCTATTCATAAAATCCCCAGAAGTATTAACCAGCCAAAGCCCAAACCGGATTTGAGATCTTACGATGACGATGAGCCATTGCTTTCACCAACCGCTGGTGGTGGTCGTTTCGTTCCTATTCCAGAAGCTGATGAACACGAAGAAGAAAGCGGCGGCGATGTAGAGGAGTTTCAAGGATTCTTCGTGAATCCCAACCCTTCATCCATCGAAGTACACCCATTCAACGGCCGTGATTCGAGGAATGTACAAGTCCGGTTATCACCTGAAACGGCGGTTGTTTCAGTTGGCCGTGGATATGAAACTTATGCCGTGGCTTTGAAAATAAAAGCCCCTTCACGTAAGACGGCGTCGTTTTTGGACCTTTCACGTCGTGGGCCTATTGATTTGGTTACGCTTCTTGACGTGAGCGGTAGTATGAACGGTGGTAAGCTTCAGATGTTGAAACGTGCGATGCGTTTAGTCATTTCTTCGCTCGGCTCTGCTGATAGGCTTTCTATTGTGGCTTTCTCGGGTAGTTCAAAACGGTTGTTGCCTTTACGGAGGATGACGGCTCAAGGTCAACGAGCTGCTCGGCACATTATTGATCGGCTTGTGTGTGGTCAAGGGACTAGCGTTTGCGATGCGTTTAAGAAAGCTACGAAAGTGCTTGAAGATCGGAGGGAGAGAAATCCGGTTGCTGGTATTATGTTGTTATCTGACGGTCACGATGAAAGAGGTTCAAATCAACGGCTTCGTTCAAGCCACGTGTCTTCCGCTCGTTTCGCTCATATTGAAATCCCGGTTCACTCTTTCGGTTTGGGACAAACCGGTGGGTTTAGTCATGACCCGGCTGAGGACGCGTTTGCTAAATGTATGAGTGGGATATTTAGTGTCGTGGTTCAAGATTTGAGAATCCAGCTCAGCTTTGCCCCTGACTCAGCTCCGGCTGAAATCACAGCCGTTTACTCATGTAACGGGAAGCCGACCGTTTTAACTTCCGGCTCAGTCCGGCTGGGTGATTTCTACGCCGAGGAAGAAAGGGATTTACTCGTGGAACTCAAAGTTCCGACGTCGGCGGTCAGGTCCAATCACGTGATGTGTGTTCGTTGTCTTTACAAAGATCCGGTTTCGCAAGAAGTCGTATACGGCCGAGATCAATCCCTTCTCGTTCCTCAGCCGAACGCCGTTCGATCACCGGCTCCTGAGATCGAACAGTTTAGATTCTTTTTCATAACGACTCGAGCCATAGCCGAGTCGAGGAGGTTAATTGAGTGTGGTAACGACTTGACAAGTGCACACCATCTGTTGGCTTCGGCTAGAGCATTGTTAATGCAGTCGAATTCGTTGACGGTGGCGGAGTACGTGCGAGGGTTAGAAGCCGAGCTGACGGAATTGCAGCGGATGAAACAACAGATGGTGGAAATCCAACGGCGGCGGGTGAACGAGAGGGAACGAGAAAGGGAGGCGATTATGGTGGTGATGGATGAGAATGGGGAGCCACTAACACCGTCATCGGCTTGGAGAACGGCTGAGAAGTTGGCTAAAGTGGCCATGGTGAAGAATAAAGTCAGTGATCTACACGGCTTCGAAAATGCtagattttag